The following are from one region of the Pirellulales bacterium genome:
- a CDS encoding DUF4214 domain-containing protein: MFAHWTAKQARAQNHRRSKSRRRKGQRHAGRKSLFQLLEQRSLLSAVLWVGGSGNWDDGTHWSGGQVPGSGDNVTIDTGATAATITIKSGDDIQVGSLNTTANDTLAITGGSLVTAGTSTLSGPLDMTGGSLEADANLTANGSTTVSQANLDAENGATLSLPKLTSTITNGSFTANGTGSVLDVSALTKVTQQAGWNVNATAGGEVKLSGLTSLTSTQGININDSGNSTLLDGKLTSLNGVGVTLDGTDPHVADAWTKFTSGTLTVYGNSVGTGYSLSALTDVDQSNLDAESGGQLALPKVTSYVSNQTFFQASGTNPGTSAPSLLDVSALTGLTQQSYWDVHAYFGGEVRLTGLTSLTKTQGIFFTDTYGSTLDLSGLTSLAGTAGGDITESGGSTLVDPKLTTLNGVNVQLDGTDAQVADSWTTLTNGSLEVDTGSYSLPALTDVDQSSLDAESGGQLALPNLTGYVSNENNFQAKGTNTATLQPSLLDVSALTTLTAQQGSWAINALNGGEVKLSGMASLMNGPNQGISLTDTGGSTLVDPKLTTLSGVSVTLDGTDAHVADAWTKLTSGSLEVDGNPSNFGYSLSSLTDVDQSSLFAESGGQLALPKLTSYVSNGFLQNGTFEANGMNTATLQPSVLDVSALTTLTAQPGSWTINALNGGEVELSGLTSLSTSTQDINITDTGGSTVLDGKLTSLDGVNVTTDGSDTQLVNSWTTFTSTSGHPDRLTVTGGSLTFPKLTDLASSSPLGGTALDFPVLAKGSLILGDGTSATIQGTLVALPASGATGATVNAPASQGLSITLDSSGTFNGGTTVNVGAGTTLALAGGTYLGGVNFNFGAAATADLTGGQTTTYGGTLAATGAGTVVISGGIFYPATGGGATLNFPGGMFQWTGGGMELSVGDVTNRGTINLSGSNDTQIFADGTLDNYGSIIQTGSGDFNLHSDSITPTTLKIEPSGQYQMESDAGINNFYGTNLIDNAGTIAKKAGTGTSTIGVNGQIINTGTIEADSGTLDLEPSSFAQIDANGNLTGGTWKALNGAALNFPSGTSITTNAATIALDGSGAAVTAVYPGGTGYSALSALASNSGTLALTNGASLNTAGDFANSGSLTLGGALAVGGNFTQTSAGTLDVQIGGSPTSGNFGQVAVTGSATLAGNFNVSLVNSFTPVAGQDYPVLKYTSATGSFATVTGLPSRMTVNQTATELDVDMPSAGADPGLTSVTAPTTASDGQSITVDWQVKDENGAAANGNWLDSVYLSTMPTITAGSIMLGRVEHTGGLAANGSYDGSLNAAVPALAPGNYYVLVEADSHDQVPDPDRSNNTLAATTGQLAVSVPALTLGKSTSGSFTAADQDQYYQVTAPAGGALVVTLTSAASSGATAVYVSQGIEPTPYGYQLAAVADQPNQTLNVPNAVGGTYYILVHSVSGNAATAGYTLTASQTAALSISSISSYAGGVFGSVTIEIDGANFTPSTTASLTLIPSPVSLGPATIQASAVDFVSPSQLFATFLLGDTGSYTLSVQQGAQSAKAPTPFQAVVPTTFALGATLVTPQFVRSGRTGSIVITYTNDSANDLMATLLDISSTNPKVLFSTPDDPNNFVTQAQVLAVAPNGPAGILRPGQSGQLTLQLLSDDTIDGDEMPVTVSEVAPAPPPHVFGGATISEASTAAQIDESQTIDWASQESALRPASIPAAAWSVIYGNLTSALGTTVESYNAALAQAATYLGNLGDTTAQVSDVSRLWSFLVAQANASFPTPTLASAVDASLPTPGGLSLAIGRTFNSSIGGRSTPGIFGLGWSTSWQSSLSVDAAGNVTIDSGGAVSFFVAQPNGDYLDTAGESGTLTSSGGVFTFTSISGTQDVFLASGLLNYVQDTNGNRITLGYNSGKQLVTLTYSNPADASEPNETLTLSYNSQGLVSQVADGTGAKWSYVYDTSAHLLSVTAPGNLTTSYAYDTGTNAETANALLSITNPDGSQDNFTYDPATGRLTGTSANGGADAIAYAFLGQGEVSATDSAGNQSIVWFDDQGAAARVQGPNGGVSNSLFDDNGNLVRYTNAAAASYQYAYSQNGDLTQITDPLGQTQTRTYGPLGTLTSYSDASGSTTQISSDSTTGNVMSITYADGTSRQFSYDPLGDLKETVLQNGDAIGYEHNNQGLVSQITFADKTYQVFVYDARGNLTKAETYDATGTLTGTTTLVYDTNNPDELVSISYPNGLSLSFTYNPTTGQRIQSKDNNGFIVNYQYDAQGRLSKLTDGTGKLIVQYTYNDLGQLSAKKNGNVTSTVYGYDPAGNLTSIVNYAPDGKTVNSSFTYSYNLLGEVTKMVSAAGTTTYGYDATGQLTQVGLPDGTSISYAFNAAGDRTQVTTNGTATNYKSNAANEITQVGSATYFYDKNGNLHTVSDSSGTTTYNYNDLNQLVSIAAPDGTVTNFQYSPLGFMMGSSTTPAGGSASQTNYLVDPTGLGNVVGAYTGSGSVIADYTYGLGLVSQTGLSGTGYYDFDLTGNTVGITGASGSYVNQYSYRPFGETTTVGTPQLPNAFTFAGQSGVMQIGDNLFDMRARDYTPATGQFLSNDPTGLAGGDTNLRRYVANDPVDGNDPSGLVPVRFAAPSLADALAGASAAEMAGAYSAAVYQAAYASAIAQGGWWAANAQSYATAQAQDALLFAQGPTANASYIRQFILAHSQPAASAGGAGLEVPISRDTKVAFASPVGVAGAGLVVPILPGTKVAFAIPVVVISTDPNALIGPGGFGPQNFIQPNGTWSYTVDFENDGSVAAQDVTVSEQLDANLDWSTFQLGSVGFGAVNVNVPAGLTQYQTTVAYQNVDGSSLNVQVALDFNVQTGKLTATFTSLDPLTGQPPTGVTDGFLPPDDKNHIGEGYVQYSVRPKANLATGAVVNEAATVVFDTNAPINTNTASNTIDADPPTSSVAALPGTETATSFTVSWSGTDDSGGSGIASYNVFVSDNGGPFTAFQTDTTKTSATFTGVNGHTYAFYSVSTDNVGNVQTTPTAAQTTTKVSVGAVLPTSSVAALPATETSTSFTVSWSGSDTGGPGIAGYDVYVADNGGAFTAFKTDTTATSATFTGVSGHTYGFYSVAIDTAGNRQTTPTAAQATTKVSVGAVLPTSSVAALPATETSTSFTVSWSGSDVGGPGIAAYDIYVADDAQELTAFKTDTTATSFTFTGVNGHTYGFASVAIDTAGNRQPTPFLPQATTFVSVGAVLPTSSVAALPATETSTSFTVSWSGSDVGGPGIAGYDVFVADNGGAFTAFKTDTTATSATFSGVNGHTYGFYSVAIDSAGNRQTTPTAAQATTTVSTATFSVTDHTYTIGSGTVTVSAANGLLTGDTGPSQLTVTAGTVTGAQGGTFAFHADGSFTYTPGASFPGYDNAQVTVTDTSGDKGTATVNVLSQHAGVVWKFYESALNRVPDAAGLQYWTNYFNSGGNTGDMAFGFFESDELLDKVLGNYYEQYLLRPLDSGGLAYWKGIWHATGGPEQIKAGFADSPEFFNSAGATPDAWIDALYQRILNRTPDPNGKTFWLNYYQQQTAAGVDAGTVRYNIALGFFDSPEAYGNDVTGWFQEYLFRAPTDAEKSQYANQMEAGATDRTIEQAITNLPEYANNPAQPGAGTATTLPDYYQTSPASSQSEAVVAAKDALFSRL, from the coding sequence ATGTTCGCCCACTGGACCGCCAAGCAGGCACGCGCTCAAAACCACCGCCGATCGAAGTCTCGCCGCCGCAAGGGCCAGCGGCACGCCGGACGCAAATCGCTGTTTCAGCTCTTGGAACAGCGCTCCCTGCTCTCTGCGGTGTTGTGGGTGGGCGGCAGCGGCAACTGGGACGACGGCACCCACTGGAGCGGCGGCCAAGTGCCCGGCAGCGGCGACAACGTGACGATCGACACCGGCGCCACGGCGGCCACCATCACCATCAAGTCGGGCGACGACATCCAGGTGGGCAGTCTCAACACCACCGCCAACGACACGCTGGCCATCACGGGCGGCTCGTTGGTGACCGCGGGAACGTCCACCCTCAGCGGGCCGCTCGACATGACCGGCGGCTCGCTCGAGGCCGACGCGAATCTGACGGCCAACGGCAGCACCACGGTTTCGCAGGCCAACCTGGACGCGGAGAATGGCGCGACCCTCAGCCTGCCCAAGCTGACGAGCACGATCACCAACGGCTCATTCACGGCCAACGGCACGGGCAGCGTGCTCGACGTCTCGGCGCTGACCAAGGTCACGCAGCAGGCCGGCTGGAACGTCAACGCCACCGCTGGTGGCGAGGTCAAGCTCTCCGGCCTGACCAGCCTGACCAGCACCCAGGGCATCAACATCAACGATAGCGGCAACAGCACGCTCCTGGACGGCAAGCTGACCAGCCTCAACGGCGTCGGCGTCACGCTGGACGGCACCGACCCGCACGTGGCCGACGCTTGGACCAAGTTCACCAGCGGCACGCTGACGGTATACGGAAACTCCGTAGGTACCGGCTACAGCCTGTCGGCCCTGACCGACGTCGATCAGTCGAACCTGGACGCCGAAAGCGGCGGCCAACTGGCGCTACCGAAAGTGACAAGCTATGTCTCCAACCAAACCTTCTTCCAGGCGAGCGGCACGAACCCGGGCACGTCCGCGCCGAGCCTGCTCGACGTGTCGGCCCTGACGGGCCTGACGCAGCAGAGCTACTGGGACGTCCATGCGTACTTCGGGGGCGAGGTCAGGCTGACGGGCCTGACCAGTCTGACCAAGACGCAAGGCATCTTCTTCACCGACACCTACGGCAGCACGCTTGACTTGAGCGGCCTGACCAGCCTAGCGGGCACGGCTGGCGGCGACATCACCGAATCTGGCGGCAGCACGCTCGTGGATCCGAAGCTGACCACCCTCAACGGCGTCAATGTCCAGCTCGACGGCACCGACGCGCAAGTGGCCGACTCTTGGACCACGCTGACTAACGGAAGCCTGGAGGTCGATACGGGTTCCTACAGCCTGCCCGCCCTGACCGACGTCGATCAGTCCAGTCTGGACGCCGAAAGCGGCGGCCAGCTCGCGCTGCCGAATCTGACGGGTTACGTGTCCAACGAAAATAACTTCCAGGCCAAGGGCACGAACACGGCTACGCTCCAGCCCAGCCTGCTCGACGTGTCGGCCCTGACCACGCTGACGGCGCAGCAGGGCAGTTGGGCCATCAACGCGCTCAACGGCGGCGAGGTCAAACTGTCGGGCATGGCCAGCCTGATGAACGGCCCCAACCAGGGCATCAGCCTCACCGACACCGGCGGCAGCACGCTCGTGGATCCGAAGCTGACCACCCTCAGCGGCGTCAGCGTCACGCTGGACGGCACCGACGCGCACGTGGCCGACGCTTGGACCAAGCTCACCAGCGGCAGTCTGGAGGTCGATGGAAATCCATCGAATTTCGGCTACAGCCTGTCCAGCCTGACCGACGTCGATCAGTCCAGTCTGTTCGCCGAGAGCGGCGGCCAGCTCGCACTGCCGAAGCTGACAAGTTACGTGTCCAACGGCTTCCTTCAAAACGGCACGTTCGAGGCCAATGGCATGAACACGGCTACGCTCCAGCCCAGCGTACTCGACGTGTCGGCCCTGACCACGCTGACGGCGCAGCCGGGCAGTTGGACCATCAACGCGCTCAACGGCGGCGAGGTCGAGCTGTCGGGCCTGACCAGCCTGTCGACCAGCACCCAGGACATCAACATAACCGACACCGGCGGCAGCACCGTCCTGGACGGCAAGCTCACCAGCCTCGACGGCGTCAATGTGACCACCGATGGCAGCGACACGCAGCTCGTCAACTCCTGGACCACGTTCACTAGCACCAGCGGTCACCCGGATCGCCTGACGGTCACGGGCGGTTCGCTCACCTTTCCGAAGCTGACCGACCTCGCCTCGTCGAGCCCCCTCGGCGGCACCGCGCTCGACTTTCCGGTGCTCGCGAAAGGCAGCCTGATCTTGGGCGACGGCACGAGCGCGACCATTCAAGGCACCCTCGTCGCTTTGCCGGCCTCGGGCGCCACCGGCGCCACCGTCAACGCGCCGGCCTCGCAGGGACTCAGCATCACGCTCGACAGCAGCGGCACCTTCAACGGCGGCACGACCGTCAATGTCGGCGCGGGAACCACGCTCGCGCTGGCGGGCGGAACGTACCTCGGCGGCGTCAACTTCAACTTCGGCGCCGCGGCGACCGCCGATCTCACCGGCGGGCAAACGACCACCTATGGCGGCACGCTCGCTGCCACCGGCGCCGGCACGGTCGTCATCAGCGGCGGCATATTCTATCCCGCAACGGGTGGCGGCGCAACCCTGAATTTTCCCGGCGGCATGTTCCAGTGGACCGGCGGCGGGATGGAGCTTTCCGTCGGCGATGTGACCAACCGCGGCACGATCAACCTCTCCGGCTCGAATGACACGCAAATCTTCGCCGACGGTACGCTCGACAACTACGGCAGCATCATCCAGACTGGCAGCGGCGACTTCAATCTGCACAGCGACAGCATCACGCCCACCACGCTCAAGATCGAACCAAGCGGGCAGTACCAGATGGAGTCGGATGCCGGCATCAACAACTTCTACGGCACCAACCTGATCGACAACGCCGGCACCATCGCCAAGAAGGCGGGAACCGGCACGTCGACGATCGGGGTGAATGGCCAAATCATCAACACCGGCACCATCGAGGCCGATTCGGGCACGCTCGATCTCGAACCTAGCTCGTTCGCCCAGATCGACGCCAACGGCAACCTGACCGGCGGCACCTGGAAGGCCCTCAACGGCGCCGCGCTCAACTTTCCCAGCGGCACCAGCATCACGACCAATGCGGCCACCATCGCCCTCGACGGCAGCGGCGCGGCCGTGACCGCAGTCTACCCCGGCGGGACGGGCTACTCCGCGCTGTCCGCCCTGGCCTCCAACAGCGGCACGCTGGCGCTCACCAACGGCGCCAGCCTGAACACGGCGGGCGATTTCGCCAACAGCGGCAGCCTGACACTCGGCGGCGCGCTGGCCGTCGGCGGAAACTTCACACAGACCTCCGCCGGCACGCTCGACGTGCAGATCGGCGGCAGCCCAACGAGCGGCAACTTCGGACAGGTCGCCGTCACCGGTTCGGCCACGTTGGCCGGCAATTTCAACGTCTCCCTGGTCAACAGCTTCACGCCCGTCGCCGGCCAGGATTACCCGGTGCTGAAGTACACCAGCGCCACCGGCTCGTTCGCCACCGTGACCGGCCTGCCTTCGCGCATGACCGTCAACCAGACCGCGACGGAGCTTGACGTCGACATGCCCTCGGCCGGCGCCGATCCGGGCCTGACCAGCGTCACCGCGCCGACGACGGCCTCCGACGGCCAGTCGATCACCGTCGACTGGCAGGTGAAAGACGAAAACGGCGCGGCCGCCAACGGAAATTGGCTCGACAGCGTGTATCTCTCCACCATGCCGACCATCACCGCCGGCTCCATCATGTTGGGAAGGGTCGAGCACACGGGCGGCCTGGCCGCAAACGGGTCCTACGACGGCAGCCTCAACGCCGCCGTGCCCGCCCTCGCGCCGGGCAACTATTACGTGCTCGTCGAGGCCGACAGCCATGACCAGGTGCCCGACCCCGACCGGAGCAACAACACGTTGGCCGCCACGACGGGCCAGCTCGCCGTCAGCGTGCCGGCACTGACGCTCGGCAAGTCCACCAGCGGTTCTTTCACCGCCGCCGACCAAGACCAGTATTATCAGGTGACCGCGCCGGCAGGCGGCGCGCTGGTCGTCACGCTGACGAGTGCGGCCAGCTCGGGCGCCACCGCGGTCTACGTCAGCCAGGGCATCGAGCCGACGCCCTATGGCTATCAACTCGCCGCCGTCGCCGACCAGCCGAACCAGACGCTTAACGTCCCGAACGCGGTGGGAGGCACGTACTATATTCTGGTCCACAGCGTCTCCGGCAATGCCGCCACAGCCGGCTACACCCTCACGGCCAGCCAGACCGCCGCGCTGAGCATCTCGTCCATCTCCTCGTATGCCGGCGGCGTCTTCGGCAGCGTGACCATCGAGATCGACGGCGCGAACTTCACGCCCAGCACCACGGCCAGTCTGACCCTGATTCCGTCGCCGGTCTCTCTCGGGCCGGCCACCATTCAGGCCTCGGCCGTCGACTTCGTAAGCCCCAGTCAACTCTTCGCCACGTTCTTGCTCGGAGACACCGGCAGCTATACACTCAGCGTCCAGCAAGGCGCTCAGTCGGCGAAGGCCCCCACCCCGTTCCAGGCCGTCGTTCCGACCACCTTCGCGCTCGGTGCCACACTCGTCACGCCGCAGTTCGTTCGCTCCGGCCGCACCGGCAGCATCGTGATCACTTACACGAACGACTCTGCCAACGACCTGATGGCCACGTTGCTGGACATCTCGTCGACCAACCCCAAGGTGCTGTTCAGCACGCCCGACGATCCGAACAACTTCGTGACCCAGGCCCAGGTGTTGGCCGTCGCGCCCAACGGGCCGGCGGGCATTTTGCGGCCCGGCCAGAGCGGCCAGCTTACGCTGCAACTGTTGTCCGACGACACGATCGATGGCGACGAGATGCCCGTGACGGTCAGCGAGGTCGCGCCCGCTCCGCCGCCGCACGTCTTCGGGGGGGCGACGATCAGCGAGGCGTCGACGGCCGCCCAGATCGATGAGAGCCAGACGATCGACTGGGCATCACAAGAGTCCGCGCTGCGGCCCGCCAGCATTCCGGCCGCGGCCTGGAGCGTGATCTACGGCAACCTGACCTCCGCGCTGGGCACGACTGTGGAATCGTACAACGCCGCACTGGCCCAAGCGGCGACCTACCTGGGCAACCTCGGCGACACGACCGCGCAGGTCAGCGACGTCAGCCGCCTCTGGTCGTTCCTCGTGGCGCAGGCCAACGCCTCCTTCCCGACGCCAACACTCGCGTCGGCCGTCGACGCCTCTTTGCCGACGCCCGGCGGCCTTTCGCTCGCCATCGGCCGCACTTTCAATTCGTCAATCGGCGGCCGCTCCACGCCCGGCATCTTCGGCCTGGGCTGGAGCACCTCCTGGCAGTCTTCGCTGAGCGTCGACGCCGCCGGCAACGTCACGATCGACTCCGGCGGCGCGGTCAGCTTTTTCGTCGCCCAGCCCAATGGCGACTATCTCGACACCGCCGGCGAATCTGGCACGCTCACCAGCTCCGGCGGCGTCTTTACGTTTACCTCGATTTCCGGCACGCAGGACGTCTTCCTGGCCAGCGGCCTGTTGAACTACGTGCAAGACACCAACGGCAACCGCATCACGCTCGGTTACAACTCCGGCAAGCAACTCGTGACGCTCACCTATTCCAACCCCGCCGACGCCAGCGAGCCGAACGAGACGCTTACGCTCTCGTATAACTCGCAGGGCCTCGTGTCGCAGGTCGCCGACGGCACGGGCGCAAAGTGGTCGTATGTCTATGACACGTCGGCCCATCTTCTCTCCGTCACCGCGCCGGGCAACCTGACGACCTCTTACGCGTACGACACCGGCACGAACGCCGAAACGGCCAACGCCCTGCTTTCCATCACCAACCCCGACGGCTCGCAAGACAACTTCACCTACGACCCCGCAACGGGCCGGCTCACCGGCACGAGCGCGAACGGGGGCGCCGACGCGATCGCCTATGCCTTCCTGGGCCAGGGCGAAGTCTCGGCCACGGACAGCGCCGGCAACCAGAGCATCGTCTGGTTCGACGACCAGGGCGCGGCCGCCCGCGTGCAAGGCCCCAACGGCGGCGTCTCCAACTCGCTTTTCGACGACAATGGCAATCTTGTCCGTTACACCAATGCCGCCGCAGCGAGCTACCAATACGCCTATAGCCAAAACGGCGATTTGACCCAGATCACCGATCCGCTCGGACAGACCCAGACGCGCACCTATGGGCCGCTCGGCACGCTGACCTCCTATTCCGACGCGTCCGGCAGCACGACCCAGATTTCGTCGGACTCAACGACCGGCAATGTCATGAGCATCACCTATGCCGACGGCACATCCCGGCAGTTCAGCTACGATCCGCTGGGCGACCTCAAGGAAACGGTTCTGCAAAACGGCGACGCCATCGGCTATGAACACAATAACCAGGGTCTGGTGAGCCAAATCACCTTCGCCGACAAGACGTACCAGGTGTTCGTTTACGACGCGCGTGGCAATCTGACCAAGGCCGAAACCTATGACGCGACCGGGACGCTCACGGGCACGACCACGCTCGTCTACGATACGAACAATCCCGACGAGCTCGTATCGATCAGCTACCCCAACGGCCTCTCGCTCTCGTTCACCTACAATCCCACGACGGGCCAGCGGATCCAAAGCAAGGACAACAACGGGTTCATCGTCAACTACCAATACGACGCTCAGGGCCGCCTCTCAAAACTGACCGACGGGACCGGAAAGCTGATCGTGCAATACACGTATAACGACCTGGGCCAACTCTCGGCGAAGAAAAACGGCAACGTCACCTCGACGGTCTACGGATACGATCCGGCGGGCAATCTGACCAGCATCGTCAACTATGCGCCCGACGGCAAGACGGTCAATTCCTCGTTCACCTACAGCTACAACCTGCTGGGCGAAGTCACCAAAATGGTCAGTGCGGCCGGCACGACCACCTACGGCTACGACGCCACCGGGCAATTGACCCAGGTGGGCCTGCCGGACGGCACGAGCATCTCCTACGCGTTTAATGCCGCCGGCGACCGCACGCAGGTCACTACCAACGGCACGGCCACTAACTACAAGAGCAACGCCGCCAACGAGATCACGCAGGTCGGCTCGGCCACGTATTTCTACGACAAAAACGGCAACCTCCATACCGTCTCCGACAGTAGCGGCACGACCACCTACAACTACAACGACCTGAACCAGCTCGTTTCGATCGCGGCGCCCGACGGCACGGTCACCAATTTCCAATACAGCCCGCTGGGCTTCATGATGGGCAGCTCGACCACGCCGGCCGGAGGCAGTGCCAGCCAGACCAACTACCTGGTCGATCCGACCGGCCTGGGCAACGTGGTCGGGGCCTATACCGGCTCAGGCTCAGTGATCGCCGACTACACTTACGGCCTGGGACTGGTCAGTCAGACCGGACTCAGCGGCACGGGCTACTACGACTTCGATCTCACCGGCAATACCGTGGGCATCACGGGGGCCAGCGGCTCGTACGTCAACCAATACAGCTACCGGCCGTTCGGCGAGACGACCACGGTTGGCACCCCGCAACTGCCCAATGCGTTCACCTTCGCCGGGCAGAGCGGCGTGATGCAGATCGGCGATAACCTCTTCGACATGCGGGCCCGCGACTACACCCCGGCGACCGGGCAGTTCCTTTCCAACGACCCGACCGGCCTGGCGGGAGGCGACACCAATCTCAGGCGCTACGTTGCAAATGATCCCGTCGACGGCAACGATCCCAGCGGTCTGGTTCCGGTCCGTTTTGCGGCGCCCTCGTTGGCGGACGCGCTCGCCGGGGCGTCGGCCGCTGAGATGGCCGGGGCGTACTCTGCGGCAGTTTACCAGGCGGCTTACGCCAGCGCGATAGCCCAAGGCGGCTGGTGGGCGGCAAACGCCCAAAGCTACGCGACCGCGCAGGCGCAAGATGCCTTGCTTTTCGCCCAAGGCCCGACGGCAAATGCAAGCTATATCCGGCAGTTTATCCTGGCCCACAGCCAGCCGGCGGCCTCCGCCGGTGGGGCGGGTCTCGAGGTTCCCATTTCGCGCGACACCAAGGTAGCCTTTGCAAGCCCGGTCGGCGTCGCCGGGGCGGGCCTGGTGGTTCCCATTTTGCCCGGCACCAAGGTAGCGTTTGCAATCCCGGTCGTCGTCATCTCCACCGACCCCAACGCCCTCATCGGCCCTGGCGGCTTCGGCCCACAGAACTTCATCCAGCCCAACGGCACCTGGTCCTACACGGTCGATTTCGAAAACGACGGCAGCGTCGCCGCACAGGACGTCACGGTCAGCGAGCAGCTCGACGCGAACCTCGATTGGTCGACGTTCCAACTCGGCTCGGTCGGCTTCGGCGCGGTCAACGTCAACGTGCCCGCGGGCCTCACGCAATATCAGACCACCGTCGCTTACCAGAATGTCGACGGCTCGTCGCTGAACGTGCAAGTCGCGCTCGACTTCAACGTGCAAACCGGCAAGTTGACCGCCACCTTCACCTCGCTCGACCCGCTCACCGGCCAGCCGCCGACAGGCGTTACCGACGGCTTCCTGCCGCCCGACGACAAGAACCACATCGGCGAAGGTTATGTCCAATACAGCGTCCGGCCGAAAGCCAACCTGGCCACCGGCGCCGTCGTCAACGAAGCGGCGACGGTCGTCTTCGACACCAACGCGCCGATCAACACCAACACCGCCAGCAACACCATCGACGCCGACCCGCCCACCAGCAGCGTGGCCGCACTGCCCGGTACGGAGACCGCGACGAGCTTCACGGTGAGCTGGTCCGGCACAGACGACAGTGGCGGGTCGGGCATCGCCAGCTACAATGTGTTCGTCAGCGACAACGGTGGACCCTTCACGGCCTTCCAAACGGACACCACGAAAACCTCGGCCACTTTCACCGGCGTCAATGGCCACACCTACGCTTTTTATAGCGTGTCCACCGACAACGTGGGCAACGTGCAGACGACTCCGACCGCGGCCCAAACTACCACGAAGGTTTCGGTGGGCGCGGTGTTGCCTACCAGCAGCGTGGCGGCCCTGCCGGCCACGGAGACCTCGACCAGCTTCACCGTGAGCTGGTCGGGCAGCGACACTGGCGGGCCGGGAATCGCCGGGTATGACGTTTACGTCGCCGACAACGGCGGCGCCTTCACCGCCTTCAAGACCGACACCACGGCCACCTCGGCCACGTTCACCGGCGTCAGTGGCCACACCTACGGCTTTTATAGCGTGGCCATCGACACCGCCGGCAATCGGCAGACGACGCCGACCGCGGCCCAGGCCACGACGAAGGTTTCGGTGGGCGCGGTGCTGCCCACCAGCAGCGTGGCGGCCCTGCCGGCCACGGAGACTTCGACCAGCTTCACCGTGAGCTGGTCGGGCAGCGACGTCGGCGGGCCGGGAATCGCCGCGTACGACATTTACGTCGCCGACGACGCCCAGGAGTTAACCGCGTTCAAGACCGACACCACGGCCACCTCGTTCACGTTCACCGGCGTCAATGGTCACACCTACGGCTTTGCCAGCGTGGCCATCGACACCGCCGGCAATCGACAGCCGACCCCGTTTCTGCCCCAGGCCACGACGTTCGTTTCCGTGGGCGCGGTGCTGCCCACCAGCAGCGTGGCGGCCCTGCCAGCCACGGAGACCTCGACCAGCTTCACCGTAAGTTGGTCGGGCAGCGACGTCGGCGGCCCGGGGATCGCCGGGTATGACGTCTTCGTCGCCGATAACGGCGGCGCCTTCACCGCCTTTAAGACGGACACCACGGCCACCTCGGCCACGTTCAGCGGCGTCAACGGCCACACCTACGGCTTCTACAGCGTGGCCATCGACAGCGCCGGCAATCGGCAGACGACCCCGACCGCGGCCCAGGCCACGACGACCGTGTCCACCGCCACCTTCTCTGTGACCGACCACACCTACACGATCGGTTCGGGCACCGTGACGGTTTCGGCCGCCAACGGGCTGCTCACGGGCGACACCGGCCCGAGCCAGCTCACCGTGACCGCCGGCACGGTGACTGGCGCCCAGGGCGGCACCTTCGCGTTCCACGCCGACGGGTCTTTCACGTATACGCCGGGCGCGAGCTTCCCCGGCTATGACAACGCCCAGGTTACGGTGACCGACACGTCCGGCGACAAGGGCACGGCCACGGTGAATGTGCTCTCGCAACACGCCGGCGTGGTCTGGAAGTTTTACGAATCGGCGCTCAATCGCGTGCCCGACGCGGCCGGCCTGCAATACTGGACCAACTATTTCAACAGCGGCGGCAACACCGGCGACATGGCGTTTGGCTTCTTCGAGAGCGACGAGCTGCTGGACAAGGTGCTCGGCAACTACTACGAGCAGTATCTCTTGCGGCCGCTCGATTCCGGCGGGCTGGCCTACTGGAAGGGCATCTGGCACGCCACCGGCGGCCCGGAGCAGATCAAGGCCGGCTTTGCCGACAGCCCCGAATTCTTCAACTCGGCCGGCGCCACGCCCGACGCCTGGATCGACGCGCTTTATCAGCGGATTTTGAACCGCACGCCGGATCCCAACGGCAAGACGTTCTGGCTGAATTACTACCAGCAGCAGA